GTCACTCCAGAAGGATTTAGTTTATAAGCACTGGCAAAGCCCAAATCAGAATACTTTAAAAGCCAATAGGCATAAGGGCTGGTAATAATCATTGTCATTATTAAGGATACCAGCATAAAGGGATGCATTAACCGCTTGCGGTAGGCTTGAATGGTTAGAGAACTGATAAAAAAAATTATAAAAAATAATAAATAGTTAAATTTTGCCAGCAAACCTATGCCAATAATCCCTCCAAAACCACCATACCAAAAAAATTCGGAACAATGATTGTAGATATGAAACCAATACCAGGTTAAACAGACTGCAAATAAAACTAATATAGAATGGGTGTTGTCTTTTACTAAATCAAGACCAATAGATGGGATAAGAGCCCAGGACGCAAGGGCGCACCAGGCCAATACATTATTTTGGCAGTGAAGCTGACTTATCAAATAAAAAAGATAAAGGCAGCCAAATAATAAAAGGCATTTTAGGAGCGCCAAGCTGAATAAATTAACCCCAAGCACGTGGAAAAAAAAATATTGTAGCCAGGTATAGAGGGGAGGTTGGTTAGGGTAGCCCGGTAAAAGATTTTGTGCCAGCACCACTTGCTCAGACTCATCAAGCAACAGCACGGAGCCGCGTAATACTAGCCTTATAAACAGAATAAAACTTACGAATAACAACAAGCTAATTGCAGGATGCTCAAGCCAAAAATTATTCTTCTTTGTTTGAATATCCATATCTATTATTTTTAACGCACTAATTATTAAAAAATAATTATCCTAAAAAAATTCACTTTAAGCTATAAGAATAGGCGATGTACTGTTGTAGTTTTTCATCTTTTTTACAAGATGAGAAAATTGAAATCAACTGTTGGTTTTTTTTAACGCTTACTTTAATCTGTAGAAAGGGCATTTCAGGTAAGGTAGCGTGATACTCATAGTTTAACCGCATTTGAAATTCCAAGATGCCTGCAGCGATGAAAAAAAAGACGCCACCTAATATATAAGAAAATAAAGAAATCATTGAGTGATTAGCAAGGAGCAGATCATGGATTTTGAGGAGTGTTTAAAACAATTAATCGCTGAATATACCGATTATGATGAAGAACGTTTTATCTACAAAGATAAAACAACCATTACCTTTGAGACTAAACAAAAGATTGAAGCAAGTCTTATCGCGCTAATTTGCCAGTATCTCTCTCAAGATGGATTAACTGCAGAAGCAATACATCCCTATACTAAAAAATTACAGCTTTTATTTCATCCTGACAAATATCCAGTCAGTTCACCGCAAAATAAATGGCTGCAGAATACATTGAGCGCAGAGGGTATTAAAGATGCGACCTGCTTTAATCTGGTAATATTGTGTGAGAAAAAATTAACGGATCCAGAAGCACCGGAATTTCATTATGGAGAAATATTAACGATGGAAGCGTTAATTGCTCAAATCAAAAAAGACAGGGAAAATGCGAAAACTTACACCCAACGTGCCTTGTTGGACAGCATACTTGCCATGCTAACGTCTGCAGAAGCTTACAATAACCAACTAAATACTATTTCTATAATTTGGGCGCAACGCTTAACGCAGTTAATGCCCTATTTAACCACAGGCTACTGTCTCAGTTTTTTTATAGAGGAACTGGCATTGCTTTACGCCGTGACGTTTACCTTGTCAAAAGGGGGGCGTTGGCTTGAGCAATCTTCCTTTAGCCAAGGCCAGACAATCGGCCGTATTATGCGAGTCTTTGGTGAGACTATTTTCACCGCAGTCACAGCACTGGTTGCTCGTTTGACGGAACTAAATATTTTTATGGTTAGAGGGGCCATTAATTTAGGTATTGATGCAGGTAGTGGTATTTATAAATTATTAACGGCTTCAGCCGTAGAAGGAACGAGCAGCTCGCATTCCACCAATCAAAGCAAAGCTTTAATATTGGCTCCACAAGATTTATTGGGTGGCATACGTTTTAAAACCTTCGAATTAAAAATATTGGCAATGAGCTTCGAACAAAAGGCTAAACAGTTGCAGAGTCAATGGTTTTTAGAGTGGCGTGCTGGTAGTTATAAAAATGTCACCATTAGAAAAACATTGCGAAAACTGCGAGAGATAGATCGCAGCAATCTTTCTGTACCTGAAAAGCTTGAAAAAGCCGCTGAAATTATTACAGCACTTGAAAACAATAAGAAAGTGAATGTCAAAGGAAGCGGAACAGAAAAAACTATCAACATCGCTAAAACACTTCTGGAGCGATTACGTGATTCGAATGGGGAGGAAATACAAAGCCAGCTTGCAATATCGGTTTAACGAGCTGAGGAAATGCGCGGGAGACTATTTCCATTCTTTAATATTTTGTCGATAATGCTGACATTTGATTTTTGAGATAGCAATGATTATTTCTATTTATGGTGCGGGCTATGTAGGTTTGGTGTCTGCCGTTTGTATTGCCAAACTTGGTCATGAAGTTATTTGTGCAGACATTGATGGGCAAAAGATTGCTTTACTTTTAAAGGGGCAATGTCCTATTTATGAAAACGAACTTCCGGAGTTGCTACAAGAGCAGCTACAATCAAAGCGTTTGCGTTTTACTGCTGATATCAGTGAGGCTATAGAATCAGCTCAGGTACATATTATTGCTACCGGAACGCCTGGTCATGCGGACGGTAGTGCTGATTTATCCCAAGTATTTGCAGTGGCAAAAAAAGTGGCTCAAGAAGCGAAAGAAAATGGAATATTAGTGACTAAATCAACAGTTCCAGTGGGAACAGGAGATACTATTCAGAGTCTGGTTAATGAAGAATTAGCAGCTTGTGATAAAAATATCACGATAACAGTAGCCTCCAATCCTGAGTTTCTGCGCGAAGGAACCGCTGTTAATGATTTTTTAAATGCCGATCGCATTGTTATTGGTGGTAAGGAAGACGCTTTAGCAATTTTAAAAATGATCTACCAACCTCTGGTGGATAGAGGTGTTCCTCTTCTAAGTATGAGTCTTTGTTCTGCAGAATTAACCAAATATTCAGCCAATGCCATGCTTGCCTGCAGAATCAGTTTTATGAATCAAATGAGTCAAATTGCTGAAAAATTTGATGCAAACATCGATGACATTCGGGAAGGTATCGGGCTTGATCATCGTATAGGTCCTTATTTTTTACAAGCAGGTATCGGCTATGGTGGCTCCTGTTTTCCTAAAGATGTCCGCGCACTCATGCAGCTTGCCAAATCGCATGATTTCGATACAAGTCTTTTACAAGCCATTGATAGGATCAATGAAGTACAAAAAAAGTGGATTTTTAATCAATTAACGAGCTATTTTGAACATAATCTTAAAGATTTAAACATTGGTATTTGGGGACTGGCCTTTAAACCAGGGACCGACGATCTACGTGAAGCAAGCAGTTTAGTTGCCATAAAGGCTTTATTAGACGCTGGGGTAAAACTTCACATTTATGATCCAGTCGCAATATCTGCGGCACAAAAAATATTGCCTAAGGATAGCGCGATTCATTGGTGCAATTCATCAGAAGCAGTACTTGATAACAATCTGGATGCTTTGGTGATTGTTACTGAATGGCCAGAATTTAAAAAATTCAATCTATCTCTCTTAAAGGAGAAATTACACGATGCTCCTGTTATTGATGGTCGAAACTGTTTTGAACTTGCCAATATGGCTGCTGCAAAATTAACGTATTATTCAGTAGGACGCCCAAAAGTTGGTGGTTTCCCCCTTGTCCAATAGGAGTATAAAAGGATGCAAGTTAAAAAGGCTGTTTTTCCAGTCGCAGGATTAGGCTCTCGTTTTTTACCGGCAACGAAGGCAAATCCTAAAGAAATGTTACCCATAGTGGATAAGCCTCTTATTCAATACGCTGTTGAGGAAGCAGTTCGGGCAGGCATTACTCACATGATTTTTATCACAAGCTCAAGTAAAAGGGCCATTGAAGATCATTTTGACAATCATTTTGAATTGGAAAAACGTCTTGAAGAACAAGGAAAAGAAAATCTGCTGGAGTTGGTTCAAAATGTTTCACCACCAGGTATTCAATTTACCTATGTTAGACAAAATCAACCGTTAGGACTTGGCCATGCTGTGCTTTGTGCTGAACATGTCATTGGTAATGAGCCCTTTGCTGTGTTATTGGCTGATGATTTAATCGATGATTCAAGACTCCCTTGTCTTTCGGCCATGACTGAACATTTTAACAGAGATAATTTATCGGTTTTAGCAGTACAACCGGTTCCCTGGCATGATGTGCCGCAATATGGTGTAGTTCGTGTGGTTGATGCCGGTGAAAATTATTCAACTATACTTGCTATGGTGGAAAAGCCAAAAAGAGAACTTGCGCCGTCTAATCTTGCTGCGGTGGGGCGCTATATTTTTACACCACAAATTTTTGCCTGTTTGAAGAAAACAGTCCCAGATCAGTGTGGCGAAATTCAATTAACGGAAGGTATTAGAAGTTTATTAACTGAACAAAAAGTGCAAGCTTACCAGTTTTTGGGAAAACGTTATGATTGCGGTTCAAAATTAGGATATTTACAAGCTACTGTCGAGTTAGGTTTAAATCATCCTGAAATCGGGCAAGAATTTAAAGCTTATTTACAACTATTAGCCAATGATTAGTACAGTCTTGCACAGGGACAACAATTTTTATGGGATTATTGTGAATAAAGTAAAGCAATTTAAAAACGGATTTTTGTACGGGATGGTTTTGCTGGCACTCGCAAAGACGCAATTTTAGGTTTTCGTGCTATGCAAGGTTAAAATAATGTTAAGAATAAAAACAATCAAAGATAAACTTGAACTTGGTCCAGCATCTCTGGCAAGATGCTGACAGGTTGATATTCCAGCGAGGAACTATGAAAATTCTGGTTGCAGTGAAGCGAGTAATAGACCCCTATGTTAAAATTCGGGTTAAAACGGATAACACTGGGGTGGAAACACAAAATATTAAAATGTCCATGAATCCCTTTGACGAAATTGCAGTTGAAGAAGCTGTTCGTCTAAAGGAAAAAAATGATGCTCATGAAATTATTGCTGTATCGATTGGTCCTGACGCAAGTCAGGAAACGCTGCGGCATGCCCTTGCCTTGGGAGCTGATCGAGCAATTCTCGTTCGTATAGAGAGACATCTTTGCAGCTTGAATGTTGCAAAAATACTGCAAAAAATTGTGGAAAAAGAACAACCCCAATTAGTTTTAATGGGTAAGCAATCTATTGATGGTGATAATAATCAAACTCCTCAAATGCTTGCTGCTTTACTGGACTGGCCTCAGGCAACGTTTGCTTCAAATT
This region of Legionella clemsonensis genomic DNA includes:
- a CDS encoding ArnT family glycosyltransferase, which codes for MDIQTKKNNFWLEHPAISLLLFVSFILFIRLVLRGSVLLLDESEQVVLAQNLLPGYPNQPPLYTWLQYFFFHVLGVNLFSLALLKCLLLFGCLYLFYLISQLHCQNNVLAWCALASWALIPSIGLDLVKDNTHSILVLFAVCLTWYWFHIYNHCSEFFWYGGFGGIIGIGLLAKFNYLLFFIIFFISSLTIQAYRKRLMHPFMLVSLIMTMIITSPYAYWLLKYSDLGFASAYKLNPSGVTYLYGLVQLFKTSLLFTAPLFVAAIFFHGSQFKQKSDLLLYRYHLLCLPILATIVILGRFSEFETRWLIPILFLCPVLYFSQLKYSPALKTKVISFFVLCAATQVLYFLILIYNSHSDHTKRKQVSLQQILEFIKADSSKRDYIVSDSYWLLGNIATTLPTKNLWLIQPTKEYLPKGRSLIVWTTPQLPYWINLFAHSSLLTEIKLLVNPETKRVIGGQAFGYIPSKELVVFSMNNS
- a CDS encoding UDP-glucose dehydrogenase family protein, which encodes MIISIYGAGYVGLVSAVCIAKLGHEVICADIDGQKIALLLKGQCPIYENELPELLQEQLQSKRLRFTADISEAIESAQVHIIATGTPGHADGSADLSQVFAVAKKVAQEAKENGILVTKSTVPVGTGDTIQSLVNEELAACDKNITITVASNPEFLREGTAVNDFLNADRIVIGGKEDALAILKMIYQPLVDRGVPLLSMSLCSAELTKYSANAMLACRISFMNQMSQIAEKFDANIDDIREGIGLDHRIGPYFLQAGIGYGGSCFPKDVRALMQLAKSHDFDTSLLQAIDRINEVQKKWIFNQLTSYFEHNLKDLNIGIWGLAFKPGTDDLREASSLVAIKALLDAGVKLHIYDPVAISAAQKILPKDSAIHWCNSSEAVLDNNLDALVIVTEWPEFKKFNLSLLKEKLHDAPVIDGRNCFELANMAAAKLTYYSVGRPKVGGFPLVQ
- the galU gene encoding UTP--glucose-1-phosphate uridylyltransferase GalU; the protein is MQVKKAVFPVAGLGSRFLPATKANPKEMLPIVDKPLIQYAVEEAVRAGITHMIFITSSSKRAIEDHFDNHFELEKRLEEQGKENLLELVQNVSPPGIQFTYVRQNQPLGLGHAVLCAEHVIGNEPFAVLLADDLIDDSRLPCLSAMTEHFNRDNLSVLAVQPVPWHDVPQYGVVRVVDAGENYSTILAMVEKPKRELAPSNLAAVGRYIFTPQIFACLKKTVPDQCGEIQLTEGIRSLLTEQKVQAYQFLGKRYDCGSKLGYLQATVELGLNHPEIGQEFKAYLQLLAND
- a CDS encoding electron transfer flavoprotein subunit beta/FixA family protein encodes the protein MKILVAVKRVIDPYVKIRVKTDNTGVETQNIKMSMNPFDEIAVEEAVRLKEKNDAHEIIAVSIGPDASQETLRHALALGADRAILVRIERHLCSLNVAKILQKIVEKEQPQLVLMGKQSIDGDNNQTPQMLAALLDWPQATFASNLTVQEKTIEVTREIDGGLETLAMPLPAVVSTDLRLNEPRYASLPNIMKAKRKTLDIIECDALGLTLKEHIQIISTMPPPSRSGGVKVSSVSELINKLKFEAKVL